In a genomic window of Amphiprion ocellaris isolate individual 3 ecotype Okinawa chromosome 11, ASM2253959v1, whole genome shotgun sequence:
- the tfdp1a gene encoding transcription factor Dp-1a, producing the protein MAKDAGLIETNGELKVFIDQNLSPSKGVLSLVTVQPTAAPVAKQLLPKTLGPSNVNVAAHMPHVPHMVIGTPQRPTVSNTILVNSPHTPSSQFLTQSQPADASPWSSGKRGKKGEKNGKGLRHFSMKVCEKVQKKGVTTYNEVADELVAEFSSSDNHMSPNDSHVYDQKNIRRRVYDALNVLMAMNIISKEKKEIKWIGLPTNSAQECQNLEVERQRRLERIKQKQSQLQELILQQIAFKNLVQRNRQSEQQANRSPPPNSIIHLPFIIVNTSKKTVIDCSISNDKFEYLFNFDSMFEIHDDIEVLKRMGMACGLEVGKCSPEDLKVARSLVPKALEPYVIEMAKGPISNVYITGGSSANGARYPASSDGCTDGTMASSSNDSHYSGSRVETPVSYMGDDDDEDEYDENDDED; encoded by the exons ATGGCTAAAGAT GCTGGTCTCATTGAAACAAATGGAGAGCTGAAGGTTTTCATCGATCAGAATCTGAGCCCGAGCAAAG GTGTCTTATCCTTGGTTACTGTCCAGCCCACAGCAGCCCCTGTGGCTAAACAGCTCCTACCCAAAACCCTTGGGCCATCCAATGTGAACGTTGCTGCACACATGCCACATGTGCCACACATG GTGATTGGAACACCCCAGAGGCCTACAGTATCAAATACCATTTTGGTAAACAGTCCACACACACCCAGTTCCCAATTCCTCACTCAGAGTCAGCCAGCTGATGCCTCTCCTTGGTCATCTGG AAAACGTGGtaaaaaaggggaaaagaatGGAAAAGGCTTGAGGCATTTTTCCATGAAAGTGTGTGAGAAAGTGCAGAAGAAAGGAGTAACCACCTACAATGAAGTGGCAGATGAACTGGTGGCAGAATTCAgctcttcagacaaccacatgTCACCGAATGACTCG CATGTGTATGACCAGAAGAACATTCGGCGGCGTGTTTACGACGCACTTAATGTGCTCATGGCCATGAACATAATCtctaaagagaaaaaagaaattaaatggaTTGGCCTGCCCACCAACTCAGCACAGGAGTGCCAAAACCTAGAG GTGGAGAGACAGAGGCGGCTGGAGAGGATTAAGCAGAAACAATCACAGCTTCAGGAGCTCATACTGCAG CAAATAGCTTTTAAGAACCTGGTTCAGCGTAACAGACAGTCAGAGCAGCAGGCGAACAGATCTCCACCTCCCAACTCCATCATCCACCTTCCTTTCATTATTGTCAACACCAGCAAGAAAACTGTCATCGACTGCAGCATCTCCAATGACAA GTTCGAGTATTTGTTCAATTTTGACAGCATGTTTGAGATCCACGATGACATTGAGGTGCTGAAACGTATGGGCATGGCCTGTGGTTTGGAGGTGGGAAAGTGTTCTCCAGAGGATCTGAAGGTTGCACGCAGCCTGGTGCCCAAAGCTCTGGAGCCTTACGTTATAG AAATGGCTAAAGGTCCCATCAGTAACGTCTACATCACTGGAGGATCCTCTGCTAACGGAGCCCGTTATCCTGCAAGCAG TGATGGTTGCACTGATGGCACCATGGCCTCCAGCTCTAATGACTCTCACTACAGCGGGTCACGCGTGGAAACTCCGGTGTCTTACATGGGGGATGATGACGACGAGGATGAGTATGATGAGAATGACGACGAAGACTAA
- the LOC111582970 gene encoding rhodopsin kinase GRK1-like — MDIGGLTTVVANSAYINARGSIDGSNPAAARDKKYHARLKLPHITVCEGLRDTLDLVFDSICVEQPIGKRLFREFLDANNEYHGACRLWKDIEDYDMAEDSERAKKASKIVQRYMDPSAKHYCPYLSEDIIAKVKEGLEAVGDELFAAALASTLDFLREAPYNFYLESMYLKRFLQWKWLEMQPMDADWFLDFRVLGKGGFGEVSACQMKATGKLYACKKLNKKRLKKRKGNAGAMVEKRILEKVHSRFIVSLAYAFQTKEELCLVMTIMNGGDLKYHIYLVDENNPGFDEPRACFYIAQIIQGLEHLHQKRIIYRDLKPENVLLDNDGNVRISDLGLAVELKEGKTLTKGYAGTPGYMAPEMLKGEKYDTSVDYFTLGVTLFEFIAAKNPFRNRGEKVEREEMKERMLTQTVTYPDNFSEHAKSLCDGLLAKEVDQRMGFKNDCCDEIRAHPFFNNINWRKLNAGILPPPFVPDPKVVYAKSLDDVGAFSSVKGVTLEEPDKTFFDEFASGNIPIPWQEEMIDMGIYGELNVWGPEGSIPNDLRRESILEQPKSSTCCIS; from the exons ATGGACATCGGAGGACTGACCACTGTGGTCGCCAACTCTGCCTACATCAACGCCCGTGGAAGCATCGATGGCTCTAATCCGGCAGCAGCTCGGGATAAGAAGTACCACGCTCGCCTCAAACTGCCCCACATCACCGTGTGTGAAGGCCTGAGGGATACCCTAGATCTGGTCTTTGACTCCATCTGCGTAGAACAGCCAATTGGCAAGCGCCTCTTTAGGGAATTCTTGGATGCAAATAATGAGTACCATGGGGCTTGCCGTTTGTGGAAAGACATCGAGGACTATGACATGGCGGAGGACTCTGAGAGGGCCAAAAAAGCCTCAAAGATTGTTCAGCGCTACATGGACCCCTCTGCCAAACACTACTGCCCCTACCTGTCTGAGGACATCATAGCCAAGGTGAAGGAAGGTCTGGAGGCTGTAGGGGATGAGCTGTTTGCTGCAGCTTTGGCCTCAACGCTGGACTTTCTGCGGGAGGCTCCCTACAATTTCTACCTGGAGAGCATGTACCTGAAGaggttcctgcagtggaagTGGCTGGAGATGCAACCCATGGATGCAGACTGGTTCCTGGACTTCCGTGTGCTGGGGAAAGGTGGGTTTGGAGAGGTGTCTGCCTGTCAGATGAAAGCCACTGGAAAACTGTACGCCTGTAAGAAACTCAACAAGAAGAGGCTGAAGAAGAGGAAAGGCAATGCG GGGGCCATGGTGGAGAAGAGAATCCTTGAGAAGGTCCACAGTCGCTTCATTGTGTCGTTGGCTTACGCCTTCCAGACAAAGGAAGAGCTTTGTCTCGTCATGACCATCATGAACGGAGGAGACCTCAA GTACCACATCTACCTGGTGGATGAGAACAACCCAGGCTTCGATGAGCCCAGAGCCTGTTTCTACATCGCCCAGATcatccagggtttggagcaTCTCCACCAGAAAAGAATCATCTACCGAGATCTCAAACCAGAAAATGTGCTGCTTGATAATGACG GGAATGTGCGCATATCTGACTTGGGTCTCGCTGTGGagttaaaagaaggaaaaactcTGACCAAAGGCTACGCCGGGACACCAG GGTACATGGCACCAGAGATGCTGAAAGGAGAGAAGTATGACACCTCAGTGGACTACTTCACCTTGGGGGTGACTCTGTTTGAGTTCATTGCTGCTAAGAATCCTTTCAGAAACAGGGGGGAGAAG GTTGAACGTGAGGAGATGAAGGAGCGTATGCTGACTCAGACGGTCACCTATCCGGATAATTTCAGTGAGCATGCCAAGTCGTTGTGCGATGGGCTGCTGGCCAAAGAAGTTGATCAGAGGATGGGTTTTAAAAACGACTGCTGTGATGAAATCAGAGCACACCCATTcttcaacaacattaactgGAGGAAGCTTAACGCAG GTATTCTGCCGCCTCCTTTCGTCCCCGACCCTAAAGTGGTGTACGCTAAAAGTCTGGATGACGTTGGAGCTTTCTCCTCGGTGAAGGGGGTGACCCTGGAGGAGCCAGATAAGACCTTTTTTGATGAATTTGCTTCAGGCAACATCCCCATCCCTTGGCAGGAGGAGATGATCGACATGGGTATCTATGGAGAGCTCAACGTTTGGGGCCCTGAAGGCAGCATCCCAAACGACCTCCGCAGGGAGTCCATACTAGAGCAGCCAAAGTCTTCGACATGCTGCATATCGTAG
- the mettl21cb gene encoding S-adenosylmethionine-dependent methyltransferase domain-containing protein encodes MVLVPQQYLGFMERSSSVIQPVQQKHPGKPKEVDEKKEDGKLQVEQETTDEVLADQKVMAGEAQDRRNIWEPSVYYALGKESFYFAGHGISIRESLDTYGALIWPGAIALCQFLENNQQQVSLMDKAVLEIGAGTGLLSIVASLLGAWVTATDLPDILSNLTFNLLRNTKGRCRYTPQVTSLCWGQDLERDFPYLSFHYDYVLAADVVYHHDCLEELLKTMRHFCRPGSRTTLLWANKIRFQSDLRFTESFKSSFNATLLTELPQHEVRIYKATAK; translated from the exons ATGGTTCTCGTGCCACAACAATATTTAGGGTTCATGGAGAGATCGTCTTCAGTCATCCAGCCTGTCCAACAGAAACATCCTGGAAAACCAAAGGAGGTGGATGAAAAGAAGGAGGATGggaagctgcaggtggagcaggAAACCACAGATGAAG TATTAGCAGATCAGAAAGTGATGGCTGGTGAAGCTCAGGACAGGAGGAACATCTGGGAGCCGAGTGTTTACTACGCACTGGGAAAGGAGTCTTTTTATTTTGCTGGTCACGGCATCAGCATCCGCGAGTCCCTGGATACATACGGTGCTCTGATCTGGCCTGGG GCGATAGCTTTGTGTCAGTTCTTGGAGAACAACCAGCAGCAAGTGAGCCTGATGGATAAAGCAGTGCTGGAGATTGGAGCTGGTACCGGTCTACTCTCTATAGTGGCCAGTCTGCTGG GTGCTTGGGTGACGGCCACCGACCTGCCGGACATCTTGTCTAACCTGACCTTCAACCTCCTGCGGAACACCAAGGGTCGGTGCCGCTACACCCCTCAGGTGACCTCCCTCTGCTGGGGTCAGGACCTGGAGCGAGACTTCCCCTACCTGTCCTTCCACTACGATTACGTTCTGGCAGCCGACGTGGTCTATCACCACGACTGCCTGGAGGAACTGCTGAAAACCATGCGTCACTTCTGCCGACCGGGAAGCCGAACGACGCTGCTGTGGGCCAACAAGATCCGCTTCCAGTCAGACCTGAGGTTCACAGAGAGCTTCAAGAGCAGCTTCAATGCCACGTTGCTCACTGAGCTGCCACAGCATGAGGTGAGGATTTACAAGGCCACAGCCAAGTGA
- the si:ch211-160b11.4 gene encoding pinin, translating into MKILVLLSLSFAVALGMPASPPGVPQSPDMPKEEQSPLLGDSVPVQGHVEVENPAPQARLSSTEQQEKLAAVDVKQSKSPLEAQPEVKVEEAGTEVKVKSEGEVQEKSEAWQEVQVEPDVKEEPKLKAEPEAGVELEAQAKPEDEVEEKSETEQEVQVEPKDQVEPEVEANPDFKMESDIQMEPPLLDEESEVEESLRAAFLNPDLAVEPQPEEEDQKGNYVPDEELEPEMIEESFENQYIRPDDASLEELQQLDLMEQQMALSENYYPNEGARMEEAGPEFMAEEDRPVFDEQTEGAGRRFLPNPERKELSYCTGVVFEEKCYQFFREPRRFADAEFFCQNQFIGGHLASITSPRIHRDVMDLMQTTIGTQTRTWVGGLRFLDTGRFVWLDGSFWDYSDWLYREPNNTANKEECLEVLGNGKFNDFTCWEPQAFICSYPHE; encoded by the exons ATGAAGATACTGGTGCTGCTTTCACTGAGCTTTGCAG TGGCTCTGGGAATGCCAGCATCACCTCCAGGTGTCCCACAAAGTCCTGATATGCCCAAGGAGGAGCAGAGCCCTCTGCTGGGAGACTCGGTCCCAGTGCAGGGTCACGTGGAGGTGGAGAATCCTGCACCACAGGCCAGACTGAGctccacagagcagcaggaaaaGTTGGCTGCAGTGGACGTAAAGCAGAGCAAGAGTCCGCTAGAAGCACAGCCAGAGGTTAAAGTGGAGGAAGCAGGTACAGAGGTTAAAGTAAAGTCAGAAGGTGAGGTGCAGGAGAAGTCTGAAGCATGGCAAGAAGTTCAGGTGGAACCAGATGTTAAAGAGGAGCCGAAGCTAAAAGCAGAGCCAGAGGCTGGGGTGGAACTAGAAGCTCAAGCAAAGCCAGAAGATGAGGTGGAGGAAAAGTCTGAAACAGAGCAAGAAGTTCAGGTGGAGCCAAAGGATCAAGTGGAACCAGAGGTTGAAGCCAATCCAGACTTTAAGATGGAATCAGACATTCAAATGGAGCCACCACTGTTAGATGAGGAGTCAGAGGTAGAAGAGTCTTTGAGAGCAGCATTTCTGAATCCAGATCTTGCCGTTGAACCTcagccagaggaggaggatcaGAAGGGGAACTATGTCCCAGATGAAGAGCTGGAGCCAGAGATGATAGAAGAGTCCTTTGAGAATCAATACATCAGGCCAGATGATGCAAGCTTGGAAGAACTGCAGCAGTTGGACCTGATGGAGCAGCAGATGGCGCTTTCAGAAAACTATTACCCAAATGAAGGGGCAAGGATGGAGGAAGCAGGGCCAGAGTTTATGGCGGAGGAAGACCGGCCTGTGTTTGATGAACAGACTGAAGGAGCTGGGAGAAGATTTTTACCAAATCCTGAACGAAAAG AGCTGAGCTATTGTACTGGAGTGGTGTTTGAGGAGAAGTGTTACCAGTTCTTCAGAGAGCCAAGGAGGTTTGCAGATGCTGAg TTCTTTTGCCAGAATCAGTTCATAGGTGGCCACCTGGCCTCCATCACAAGCCCACGAATCCACAGAGATGTGATGGACTTGATGCAGACGACTATCGGAACCCAGACACGTACCTGGGTTGGAGGACTCCGGTTTTTAGAT ACTGGGCGCTTCGTCTGGTTGGATGGATCCTTCTGGGACTATTCTGATTGGCTGTACAGGGAGCCCAATAACACAGCGAATAAGGAGGAATGTCTGGAAGTGCTTG GAAATGGAAAGTTTAATGACTTCACATGCTGGGAACCTCAAGCCTTCATCTGCTCCTACCCTCATGAATGA